Within Cellulophaga sp. L1A9, the genomic segment ATAACACCTAGTTCGGTATCTTCTGTGGAAAAAAGAATCAAAGCGATAAAGAAAGTTTACGGAGCCAAAACCCTATTTCATTTGGCGGTGCTGGTAACTAAATCAAAATAAAGATCTTTTGCCAAAACAGTTTTGCAGCTAATTTCAACGATATTTATAAAAATAACAACACACTGCGGTTTTCCACAGTATTCGATTATTTCTTTTTATGATATTTGGTTATAAGTAATGATACTGTATGTGTTGTAAATTGATATCTTTAAATATTGATAGAATTCCCCTCGAAAATCAATTATTAAATGCGAAATATGATTACGATGCCAAGTATGCACGAATTCATAAACGCTTAATGGAAAAAGACCCGTTAACCGATAGCGAACGCAAATTGTTTGATGCCTTAAAAGGATTAAAATCAGCGGTAACTACAGAAATTCAGCAAAACGCTAATAGTTTGGAAAACGAGAGTTATGTAGAAAGAATGGTGATGCGCTTGGTAATCAACCAATTTAAATAAGAACATAAGATAGCGATTAATACTACCGATGTTAGTCGTATTAATAGTAGTATAGTTAAAGAATATAGGAACGAATACAACGGTAATGTTGCTTAATAAAAAAGATGCCGCAACTGTCGCAAAAAAAGAGACGGTTCAAAATAGATGATGAATAAAGGCGAAATAATATTATATAATGATAAACCTAATGTAGAAATACGTCTGGAGAACAATACTATTTGGTTAAATCAAAAACAAATGGCAGAATTATTTGATAAAGATTCTGACACTATTGGCTTGCACTTAAAAAATATATATACTACTAAAGAATTAAATAAAAATGCAACTACCGAGAAATACTCGGTAGTTCAAATTGAAGGAAAAAGGGAAGTAAACAGAAAGGTTTTATTCTATAATTTAGATGCCATTATTTCCGTAGGGTATAGAGTGAATTCTAAAAGAGGAACACAATTTAGAATATGGGCAAATAGCATTTTAAAAGACTATTTAGTTCAAGGTTATGCTATAAACCAAAAACGATTAGAACAAAAAGAACAAAAAGAACAAGAAGTAAAAGTCTTAAAAAGTGGGATTCAAATTTTAAGTCGTGCTATTGAAGAAAAAACTGAAGATAACGAATGGTTAACTGTTTTTGCTAAAGGATTAAGCCTGTTAGATGATTATGACCATGAACAATTAGATGCTAAAGGACTAACAACAACAGAAGCCAGTTACCCAAGTTTAGACGATTATCAGGGGATAATTAACCAAATGCTAACCGAGTTTGATTCTGATGTCTTTGGTAAAGAAAAAGATAAGAGCTTCGAGAGTTCCGTGGCGCAAATAGGAAAAGGATTTGGAGCTGATGATTTTTACCCAAGTTTAGAAGAAAAAGCAACCATGCTTTTATATTTTGTAGTGAAAAACCATTCGTTTGTAGATGGCAATAAACGTATAGCAGCAGCTTGTTTTTTAAAATTTTTGCAACAAAATAATATGCTGTTTAATAGTGAGCAACAACCTATAATTAGTAATTATACATTAGCCAGTTTAACATTATTTATAGCTTCTAGCAAACCAGAAGAAATGCAAACGGTAACACGTTTAGTAATTAGTGTTCTGAATAGAAATAAATAATTTAAAAATAAAATTTTGATGGTATAGACCTGTATAAAACTACCGAAAAAAAGCGGCGAACTTGTTCTATTTTGTAGTCAAGAACCACTCGTTTACAGAGGGCAACAATCGTATAGCTGCCTTCATTTTTGTATGGTTCTTGGAACGTAATCATTTATTGTACGCTAAAAATGGAGAAAGAATAGTGGCAGACACTACGATAGTAGGCCTTATCGTAATGATAGCGCAAAGCCACCCTAACGATAAAGACATGATGGTTAAAGTGGTCGTAAACCTACTGGCTCAAAAACAATAAAATTTAGTATAAATAGCTATTTGATGTTTAAGGAATACTTTAAATGAACTTCTAAAGCTTTTGCTATTTCTCACAATGTAGATTTAGTAAAATTACTAGGCCTTCACACTCAATTTTTCCATTATTTTATAAATTATTTGCAATACTGCGGGAAACCGCAGAACTATGTTGTGATAGTTTATGATATTTGTTTTTATTTAATTGTAGGAATTTTATGTTTAATAAGTATATTTAAACTTTAGTAAAGTTCCCCTTTATTTAATTAACTGATATGTATGATTTATTAGGTTTTGATATATAATTATTGTGCCTTAGCTAACCACTAAATGCACCTTGTGATAACCAAAAAAATTAGAGCCAACCAAACCAAATAAAATGTAAATGGGAATACAAACAAACTTTGACTTCCTTAAGGAGAATTATGCCGACTTACTACAATTGGCACTCCTTGCTGAACGTAATTGTTACTCAGATCCAAGTACCAGCCTATCAAAAC encodes:
- the rhuM gene encoding virulence protein RhuM/Fic/DOC family protein, whose product is MMNKGEIILYNDKPNVEIRLENNTIWLNQKQMAELFDKDSDTIGLHLKNIYTTKELNKNATTEKYSVVQIEGKREVNRKVLFYNLDAIISVGYRVNSKRGTQFRIWANSILKDYLVQGYAINQKRLEQKEQKEQEVKVLKSGIQILSRAIEEKTEDNEWLTVFAKGLSLLDDYDHEQLDAKGLTTTEASYPSLDDYQGIINQMLTEFDSDVFGKEKDKSFESSVAQIGKGFGADDFYPSLEEKATMLLYFVVKNHSFVDGNKRIAAACFLKFLQQNNMLFNSEQQPIISNYTLASLTLFIASSKPEEMQTVTRLVISVLNRNK